One genomic region from Paracoccus pantotrophus encodes:
- the ubiG gene encoding bifunctional 2-polyprenyl-6-hydroxyphenol methylase/3-demethylubiquinol 3-O-methyltransferase UbiG has translation MTERPAPSNPAPSNPAPSSIDPAEVAKFQAMAREWWDPSGKFKPLHMLNPTRLDYVTAQIAAQFGRDLSAPAPFEGLRLLDIGCGGGLMAEPMARLGATVTGADAAEGNIAIARLHAGEQDLAIDYRATTAEALAAEGHRFDVVMALEIVEHVADPAQFIATCRELVAPGGMLIQSTLNRTARSFGAAILGAEWIMRWLPRGTHDWRRFITPDELARMTEAAGLRVVDRCGMVFNPLGWSWSLSHRDLSVNYAMTALRDG, from the coding sequence ATGACCGAAAGACCAGCCCCAAGCAACCCGGCCCCCAGCAACCCGGCCCCCAGCAGCATCGACCCGGCCGAGGTCGCCAAGTTCCAGGCCATGGCGCGGGAATGGTGGGATCCGAGCGGCAAGTTCAAGCCGCTGCACATGCTGAACCCGACGCGGCTGGACTATGTCACCGCGCAGATCGCCGCGCAGTTCGGCCGCGACCTTTCCGCCCCCGCGCCATTCGAGGGGCTGCGTCTGCTCGACATCGGCTGCGGCGGCGGGCTGATGGCCGAGCCGATGGCCCGGCTGGGCGCCACCGTCACCGGCGCCGACGCGGCCGAGGGCAATATCGCCATCGCCCGCCTGCATGCCGGGGAACAGGATCTCGCCATCGACTACCGCGCCACCACGGCCGAGGCGCTGGCAGCCGAGGGACATCGCTTCGACGTGGTGATGGCGCTGGAGATCGTCGAGCATGTCGCCGACCCGGCGCAGTTCATCGCCACCTGCCGCGAACTGGTGGCGCCTGGCGGCATGCTGATCCAGTCCACGCTGAACCGCACCGCGCGCAGTTTCGGCGCCGCCATTCTCGGGGCGGAATGGATCATGCGCTGGCTGCCCAGGGGCACGCATGACTGGCGCCGCTTCATCACCCCCGACGAGCTGGCGCGGATGACCGAGGCGGCGGGGCTGCGCGTCGTTGACCGCTGCGGCATGGTCTTCAACCCGCTGGGCTGGAGCTGGTCGCTGTCGCATCGCGACCTGTCGGTGAACTATGCGATGACCGCCCTGCGCGACGGCTGA
- the pip gene encoding prolyl aminopeptidase, translated as MDRLAGQIGGTPSHGRLHPMVEPFDRRVIGVGEGHQLHVEQSGNPDGVPVIVLHGGPGGGCSPYMRRFFDPAHYRAVLFDQRGCGRSQPHAAVAANTTQHLIADIETIRRSLGIERAILFGGSWGATLALAYAQAHPEPVEALVLRGVFLGRRAELDWFYGGGVARFFPDRWAEFQAPIPEAERGDMIAAYHRRLFSGDRGQETRFALPWLVWENALAGLEINGPGHAPPDYARTFARLENHYFAHDCFLTEGQLLRDRHRIEHIPAVIVQGRYDMVCPPATAWELAQGWDRAELRLVPASGHALSEPRIAAELVRVMDGFRDVARRR; from the coding sequence ATGGACAGATTGGCAGGGCAAATCGGCGGCACACCGTCGCATGGCAGGCTGCACCCGATGGTCGAACCCTTCGACCGCCGGGTGATCGGGGTCGGCGAAGGCCACCAGCTGCATGTCGAGCAAAGCGGCAATCCCGACGGCGTGCCGGTGATCGTGCTGCATGGCGGGCCCGGCGGCGGGTGCAGCCCCTATATGCGGCGCTTCTTCGACCCGGCGCATTACCGGGCGGTGCTGTTCGACCAGCGCGGCTGCGGCCGTTCGCAGCCCCATGCCGCGGTCGCGGCCAACACCACCCAGCACCTGATCGCCGATATCGAGACGATCCGCCGCAGCCTGGGGATCGAGCGGGCGATCCTGTTCGGCGGCAGCTGGGGCGCGACCCTGGCCTTGGCCTATGCCCAGGCCCATCCCGAGCCGGTCGAGGCGCTGGTGCTGCGCGGGGTCTTCCTGGGCCGGCGCGCCGAGCTGGACTGGTTCTATGGCGGCGGTGTCGCGCGCTTCTTCCCCGACCGCTGGGCCGAGTTCCAGGCCCCGATCCCCGAGGCCGAGCGCGGCGACATGATCGCCGCCTATCACCGGCGCCTGTTCAGCGGCGACCGCGGGCAGGAGACGCGCTTCGCCCTGCCCTGGCTGGTCTGGGAAAACGCCCTGGCGGGGCTGGAGATCAATGGGCCGGGCCATGCGCCGCCCGATTATGCCCGCACCTTCGCCCGGCTGGAGAATCACTATTTCGCCCATGACTGCTTCCTGACCGAGGGCCAGCTTCTGCGCGACCGCCACCGCATCGAGCATATTCCCGCGGTGATCGTGCAGGGCCGCTATGACATGGTCTGCCCGCCGGCGACCGCCTGGGAACTGGCCCAGGGCTGGGACAGGGCCGAGTTGCGGCTGGTCCCCGCCTCGGGCCATGCGCTGAGCGAGCCGCGAATCGCCGCCGAGCTGGTGCGGGTCATGGACGGTTTCCGGGATGTGGCAAGGCGGCGCTGA
- the rimP gene encoding ribosome maturation factor RimP, with product MSDLIAKTAIDRRLAEIIAPVIEDLGFELVRIRLQGGKTATLQIMADRPEGGINVDDCADISTVVSAMLDVEDPLEDAYHLEVSSPGIDRPLTRLKDFETFEGYEARLETNQPIDGRKRFKGVLAGVEKGEGGDEVLLNIEEGGETQTIGLNFDWLSDAKLVLTDELIAEMLRQKKDAGVQIENLDETAFDEIETEAGEDNAAAKE from the coding sequence ATGAGCGACCTCATCGCCAAGACCGCCATCGACCGGCGCCTGGCCGAGATCATCGCCCCGGTCATCGAGGATCTGGGTTTCGAACTGGTGCGCATCCGCCTGCAAGGCGGCAAGACCGCCACGCTTCAGATCATGGCCGACCGTCCCGAAGGCGGCATCAATGTCGACGACTGCGCCGACATTTCCACCGTCGTCAGCGCGATGCTGGATGTCGAGGATCCGCTGGAGGACGCCTATCACCTGGAGGTTTCCAGCCCCGGCATCGACCGGCCGCTGACCCGGCTGAAGGATTTCGAGACCTTCGAGGGCTACGAGGCGCGGCTGGAGACCAACCAGCCCATCGACGGGCGCAAGCGTTTCAAGGGCGTGCTGGCTGGGGTCGAAAAGGGCGAGGGCGGCGACGAGGTGCTGCTGAACATCGAGGAAGGCGGCGAGACCCAGACCATCGGGCTGAACTTCGACTGGCTTTCCGATGCGAAGCTGGTGCTGACCGACGAGCTGATCGCCGAGATGCTGCGACAGAAAAAGGACGCGGGCGTGCAGATCGAGAATCTGGACGAGACCGCCTTTGACGAGATCGAAACGGAAGCCGGCGAAGACAACGCCGCCGCGAAGGAGTGA
- a CDS encoding RNA-binding protein, translating to MTRGGRIKDRETPERRCIVTGEVQPKAGLIRFVAGPDGEVVPDLAEKLPGRGFWVVADRQALDKAAAKGLFSRGAKARVTAPPELLAIIESGLARRVTDTLSLARKAGLAVAGFEKVKDWLAAGKAKVLLQASDGSERGKGKLWTPPGGRWFGCMTASELGLSFGRDHVIHSALAPGGLTEKLIRDASRLTGLRGHDGGAPAGKE from the coding sequence ATGACACGCGGGGGCCGTATCAAGGACCGCGAGACGCCCGAACGGCGCTGCATCGTCACGGGCGAGGTTCAGCCCAAGGCTGGGCTGATCCGCTTTGTCGCGGGCCCCGATGGCGAGGTGGTGCCGGATCTGGCCGAAAAGCTGCCCGGACGCGGCTTCTGGGTCGTGGCCGACCGGCAAGCCTTGGACAAGGCTGCCGCCAAGGGCTTGTTTTCGCGTGGCGCCAAGGCGCGGGTGACCGCCCCGCCCGAACTGCTGGCGATCATCGAATCCGGGCTGGCGCGGCGGGTGACGGACACGCTGTCGCTGGCGCGCAAGGCCGGGCTGGCGGTGGCCGGCTTCGAGAAGGTCAAGGATTGGCTGGCGGCCGGCAAGGCCAAGGTGCTCTTGCAGGCCAGCGACGGGTCCGAACGCGGCAAGGGCAAGCTCTGGACCCCTCCGGGGGGCCGGTGGTTCGGCTGCATGACCGCATCAGAATTGGGTTTGTCCTTTGGGCGCGATCATGTCATACACAGCGCGCTTGCGCCGGGGGGCCTGACCGAAAAATTGATCAGGGACGCGAGCAGACTGACGGGTCTGCGCGGGCATGACGGCGGTGCACCCGCCGGGAAGGAATGA
- a CDS encoding MarR family winged helix-turn-helix transcriptional regulator, which produces MIHKTQDSPHGHAEASADALAASLFSEVFIADQLARDLIGKALPKGMQISHFSVLNLLAHLNVERTPAELAEAFHVTRGAMTNTLSRLEWAGHIHIRPDWDDARRKFIAISPAGRAARDAALAAFMPRIADVVRDVGADRVRAALPVLRMLRKQLEETLRHESRGGR; this is translated from the coding sequence ATGATCCACAAGACGCAAGACAGCCCGCATGGCCATGCCGAAGCCTCGGCCGATGCCCTGGCGGCCAGCCTGTTTTCCGAGGTGTTCATCGCCGATCAGCTGGCGCGCGACCTGATCGGCAAGGCGCTGCCCAAGGGCATGCAGATCTCGCATTTCTCGGTTCTGAACCTGCTGGCGCATCTGAATGTCGAGCGCACGCCGGCGGAACTGGCCGAGGCGTTCCACGTCACCCGCGGCGCCATGACCAACACGCTGTCGCGGCTGGAATGGGCGGGGCATATCCATATCCGCCCGGACTGGGACGACGCGCGGCGCAAGTTCATCGCCATCAGCCCGGCCGGGCGGGCGGCGCGGGACGCGGCCCTGGCCGCCTTCATGCCGCGAATCGCCGATGTGGTGCGCGATGTCGGCGCCGACCGGGTGCGCGCGGCGCTGCCGGTCCTGCGCATGCTGCGCAAGCAGCTGGAAGAGACGTTGCGTCACGAATCGCGCGGCGGGCGCTGA
- the nusA gene encoding transcription termination factor NusA, translating to MAITSANQLELLQTAEAVAREKMIDPDLVIEAMEDSLARAAKSRYGSEMDIRVHIDRKTGNATFTRARTVVEDDTVENYQAQFTADQARAYFEPSKDGRAHWLRDGQVLTDFSGKPQPGDVFEEQVPPVDLGRIAAQSAKQVILQRVREAERDRQYEEFKDRAGTIINGVVKREEYGNIIVDVGRGEAILRRNEKIGRESYRPNDRIRAYVKDVRREARGPQIFLSRTDPQFMAELFKMEVPEIYDGVIEIKAVARDPGSRAKIAVISYDNSIDPVGACVGMRGSRVQAVVGELQGEKIDIIPWSEDQATFLVNALQPAEVAKVVFDEDATRIEVVVPDEQLSLAIGRRGQNVRLASQLTGLDIDILTEEEESKRRQAEFNARTKLFMDTLDLDEFFAQLLVAEGFTNLEEVAYVDLDELLSIEGVDEGTAEELQTRAREHLEAANKAALENARALGVEDSLIEFEGLTPQMVEALAKDGVKTLEDFATCADWELAGGWTTQNGQRVKDDGILEPFGISLEDAQTMVMTARVMLGWVDPTEFESADEAGAEGDEQEAGV from the coding sequence ATGGCCATCACCTCTGCCAACCAGCTTGAACTGCTGCAAACCGCCGAGGCCGTTGCACGGGAAAAGATGATCGACCCCGATCTGGTGATCGAGGCGATGGAGGACAGCCTGGCCCGCGCGGCGAAGTCGCGCTACGGCTCGGAAATGGACATCCGCGTCCATATCGACCGCAAGACCGGCAATGCCACCTTCACCCGCGCCCGCACCGTGGTCGAGGATGATACGGTCGAGAACTACCAGGCGCAATTCACCGCCGACCAGGCCCGCGCCTATTTCGAGCCCTCGAAGGACGGTCGCGCCCATTGGCTGCGCGACGGCCAGGTGCTGACCGATTTCTCGGGCAAGCCGCAGCCGGGCGACGTGTTCGAGGAGCAGGTGCCGCCGGTCGACCTGGGCCGCATCGCCGCGCAATCGGCCAAGCAGGTGATCCTGCAGCGCGTCCGCGAGGCCGAGCGCGACCGGCAATACGAAGAGTTCAAGGACCGCGCCGGCACCATCATCAACGGCGTCGTCAAGCGCGAGGAATACGGCAACATCATCGTCGACGTCGGCCGCGGCGAGGCGATCCTGCGCCGCAACGAGAAGATCGGCCGCGAGAGCTATCGCCCGAACGACCGCATCCGCGCCTATGTCAAGGATGTGCGCCGCGAGGCCCGCGGCCCGCAGATCTTCCTGTCGCGCACCGATCCGCAATTCATGGCGGAACTGTTCAAGATGGAAGTGCCGGAGATCTATGACGGCGTCATCGAGATCAAGGCCGTGGCCCGCGACCCGGGCTCGCGCGCCAAGATCGCCGTGATCAGCTATGACAACTCGATCGACCCGGTCGGCGCCTGCGTCGGCATGCGCGGCAGCCGCGTGCAGGCCGTCGTCGGTGAATTGCAGGGCGAAAAGATCGACATCATCCCGTGGTCCGAGGATCAGGCGACCTTCCTCGTGAACGCGCTGCAACCCGCCGAGGTGGCGAAGGTCGTCTTCGACGAGGACGCCACCCGCATCGAGGTGGTGGTGCCGGACGAGCAGCTTTCGCTGGCCATCGGCCGCCGCGGCCAGAACGTGCGGCTGGCCAGCCAGCTGACGGGCCTCGACATCGACATCCTCACCGAAGAAGAGGAATCGAAGCGCCGCCAGGCCGAGTTCAACGCCCGCACCAAGCTGTTCATGGACACGCTGGACCTGGACGAGTTCTTCGCCCAGCTTCTGGTCGCCGAGGGCTTCACCAACCTGGAAGAGGTGGCCTATGTCGACCTGGACGAGCTGCTGTCGATCGAGGGCGTGGACGAAGGCACCGCCGAGGAATTGCAGACCCGCGCCCGCGAGCATCTGGAGGCCGCCAACAAGGCCGCGCTGGAGAACGCCCGCGCCCTTGGCGTCGAGGACAGCCTGATCGAGTTCGAGGGCCTGACCCCGCAGATGGTCGAGGCCCTGGCCAAGGACGGCGTCAAGACGCTGGAGGATTTCGCCACCTGCGCCGACTGGGAACTGGCCGGCGGCTGGACCACGCAGAACGGCCAGCGCGTCAAGGACGACGGCATTCTGGAACCCTTCGGCATCAGCCTGGAAGATGCGCAGACCATGGTGATGACCGCCCGCGTCATGCTGGGCTGGGTCGACCCGACCGAGTTCGAATCGGCCGACGAGGCCGGGGCCGAGGGCGACGAACAGGAGGCCGGGGTGTAA